A genomic region of Rheinheimera sp. MMS21-TC3 contains the following coding sequences:
- the glnG gene encoding nitrogen regulation protein NR(I), whose protein sequence is MAPSVWIVDDDNSIRWVLEKALARANIATESFASADLMLQRLAYQQPSVVISDIRMPGCNGMQLLNKLQQQLPNLPVIIMTAHSDLDSAVNAFSRGAFEYLPKPFDINEAVALINRALEHATANHSHDEIVSNTLASEIIGAAPAMQDVFRAIGRLSRSSISVLINGQSGTGKELVARALHKHSPRHAMPFIALNMAAIPTELIESELFGHEKGAFTGAANLRKGRFEQADGGSLFLDEIGDMPLDVQTRLLRVLAEGQFYRVGGHQAINVDVRIIAATHQYLEQLVNSGSFREDLFHRLNVIRIQLPPLKERKQDIPQLAQHFLHQAALELKVEKKKLSPEVEQILSQLDWPGNVRQLENTCRWLTVMASGKNINKADLPSELLSSKDNPIVDHSQPNTKDNWQALFTAWVNEQLAQDTNSIALDTQLMIEKILVQQALNFSQGHKQGAAKRLGWGRNTLTRKLTQLGLK, encoded by the coding sequence ATGGCACCAAGTGTTTGGATTGTTGACGACGATAACTCAATTCGTTGGGTATTAGAAAAAGCCCTTGCTAGAGCCAATATTGCAACCGAAAGCTTTGCTTCAGCAGATTTAATGTTACAACGTTTAGCCTATCAGCAACCTAGCGTCGTCATCTCCGATATTCGTATGCCCGGTTGCAATGGCATGCAGTTACTGAATAAATTACAGCAGCAACTACCCAATTTACCGGTTATTATTATGACAGCGCATTCAGATCTCGATAGCGCGGTAAATGCCTTTAGTCGTGGCGCTTTTGAGTATCTGCCTAAACCTTTTGACATTAACGAGGCAGTAGCATTAATCAACCGTGCTTTAGAACATGCTACAGCCAATCATAGCCATGATGAGATTGTTAGTAATACCTTAGCTTCAGAAATTATTGGTGCCGCACCCGCCATGCAAGATGTGTTTCGTGCTATAGGCCGCTTATCTCGCTCCAGCATCAGCGTCTTAATTAATGGCCAGTCAGGCACCGGCAAAGAGCTAGTAGCCAGAGCCTTACATAAACACAGTCCACGTCATGCTATGCCATTTATTGCCTTAAATATGGCAGCAATACCTACGGAATTGATAGAGTCTGAATTATTTGGCCATGAAAAAGGCGCCTTTACTGGGGCAGCAAACCTACGCAAAGGCCGCTTTGAACAAGCTGACGGCGGCAGTTTGTTCTTAGATGAAATTGGCGATATGCCGCTAGATGTGCAAACACGTTTACTTAGAGTATTAGCGGAAGGCCAATTTTATCGTGTTGGTGGTCATCAGGCTATTAATGTCGACGTCCGCATTATAGCGGCAACGCATCAATACTTAGAGCAGCTGGTAAATTCTGGCAGCTTTCGAGAAGATTTATTTCATCGTTTAAATGTCATTCGCATCCAACTACCGCCGCTAAAAGAGCGCAAACAAGATATCCCACAGTTAGCACAACATTTTTTACACCAAGCTGCACTAGAACTAAAGGTAGAAAAGAAAAAGCTTAGCCCTGAAGTTGAACAAATACTTAGCCAACTTGATTGGCCAGGTAATGTAAGGCAATTAGAAAATACCTGCCGTTGGTTAACAGTCATGGCTAGCGGTAAAAATATTAATAAAGCAGACTTACCTAGCGAACTACTCAGCAGTAAGGACAATCCCATAGTTGACCATTCACAGCCTAATACTAAGGATAATTGGCAAGCATTATTTACCGCTTGGGTGAATGAACAACTGGCACAGGATACCAATAGCATTGCCCTTGACACTCAGCTAATGATAGAAAAGATTTTAGTGCAACAAGCTTTAAACTTTAGCCAAGGCCATAAACAAGGCGCCGCTAAACGCCTTGGTTGGGGCCGCAATACGTTAACTCGTAAATTAACTCAGCTAGGCTTAAAGTAA
- a CDS encoding response regulator transcription factor — MSAILMIDDDIELCQLVAEYLALDGLSFHAEHTGPSGLAEAKTGQYQLILLDVMLPGMDGLSVLRALRNDSYCPVLMLTARGDDVDRIVGLELGADDYLAKPFNPRELVARIKAILRRVELMQTPANANHTLTVNGIVLNPQNRQAHCHDQLLNLTVTEFQLLEILMQQPGILHSKDELSKKVLGKRLQMYDRSLDMHISNIRKKISQFSSDEKIKTIRGAGYLLVQAE; from the coding sequence ATGTCAGCCATATTAATGATTGATGATGATATTGAGCTATGTCAGTTAGTTGCAGAGTATCTAGCGCTTGATGGTTTAAGTTTTCATGCCGAGCATACTGGTCCTAGCGGTTTAGCTGAAGCCAAAACCGGCCAATATCAATTAATTTTATTAGACGTTATGTTACCCGGTATGGACGGTTTAAGCGTATTAAGAGCATTACGCAATGATAGCTACTGCCCTGTATTAATGCTAACGGCTCGTGGTGATGATGTCGATCGTATAGTAGGTTTAGAGCTTGGCGCAGATGATTACTTAGCCAAACCTTTTAATCCGCGTGAACTAGTCGCACGGATTAAAGCCATATTACGCCGTGTTGAGCTAATGCAAACACCTGCTAACGCTAATCACACCCTAACGGTTAATGGTATAGTGCTTAATCCGCAAAATCGGCAAGCACACTGCCACGACCAGCTATTAAATTTAACAGTAACTGAGTTTCAATTATTAGAAATATTAATGCAGCAACCTGGTATTCTGCATAGCAAAGATGAACTTAGCAAAAAAGTGCTAGGAAAACGCTTACAAATGTATGATCGCAGTTTAGATATGCATATTAGTAATATTCGTAAAAAAATAAGCCAATTTAGTTCTGATGAAAAAATTAAAACTATACGCGGTGCCGGTTACCTATTAGTACAGGCTGAATAA
- a CDS encoding Spy/CpxP family protein refolding chaperone: protein MKLSSLIAATLAVASIGMATSVVAHQEPSAQPQMYMQHPTRMHVQQSKFSRMLKSLDLTSTQQQQIKELMQQYKAERNNKNVNQQQYGANKEAMQQLMQAEYFDQALAEQLIQQRQTLQLQRQVQRLKLQHEVLQLLTPEQRLQLSQTAAHKRQSKRK, encoded by the coding sequence ATGAAACTATCTTCCTTAATTGCTGCAACCTTAGCAGTAGCAAGTATCGGTATGGCCACTAGTGTTGTTGCCCACCAAGAACCAAGTGCTCAACCGCAGATGTATATGCAGCATCCTACTAGAATGCATGTACAGCAATCTAAATTTAGTCGTATGCTTAAATCATTAGATTTAACGTCAACTCAACAACAACAGATTAAAGAATTAATGCAGCAGTATAAAGCAGAACGTAATAATAAAAATGTTAACCAGCAGCAATATGGGGCTAATAAAGAGGCTATGCAGCAATTAATGCAGGCCGAATACTTTGACCAAGCGCTAGCTGAACAGCTAATCCAGCAACGGCAGACGCTGCAACTACAACGCCAAGTACAAAGGTTAAAGTTGCAACATGAGGTGCTTCAGCTTCTAACGCCAGAACAACGGTTACAGTTAAGCCAAACAGCAGCGCATAAAAGGCAGTCAAAGCGCAAATAA
- a CDS encoding rhodanese-like domain-containing protein, giving the protein MQQYIEFFSNHPMLSLAWLVIAGLLIFGWAKQRFSSVAQVTPTELTLQVNRHDAVVLDIRAEADYAKGHITDAKHLTAADIAAQKLAGLEKKKDVPIIVVCQAGMSAQKVAANLAKQGFSKVSVLQGGMSSWTSANLPIVKAKK; this is encoded by the coding sequence ATGCAGCAGTATATAGAGTTTTTTAGTAATCACCCTATGTTAAGTTTAGCTTGGCTGGTTATCGCCGGCTTGTTAATCTTTGGTTGGGCTAAGCAACGTTTTAGCTCGGTAGCACAAGTTACGCCTACTGAGTTGACTTTACAGGTGAATCGTCATGATGCTGTGGTGCTAGACATCCGCGCTGAAGCAGACTATGCCAAAGGCCATATTACAGATGCTAAGCATTTAACGGCTGCAGATATTGCAGCACAAAAGTTAGCAGGCCTTGAAAAGAAAAAAGATGTGCCCATTATTGTAGTATGTCAAGCTGGTATGAGTGCACAAAAAGTAGCGGCTAACTTAGCTAAACAAGGTTTTAGTAAAGTGTCGGTATTACAAGGTGGTATGTCTAGCTGGACCAGTGCAAATTTACCTATAGTTAAAGCGAAGAAATAA
- the glnL gene encoding nitrogen regulation protein NR(II): MHTLSTQIDALISKQLTTAVLLLDSQLTVCYFNTASSALLGLGEKRLLNQPFCQLFQYNDINIQRLYKAVTEQQNLNIPDVKAISLDSRYLLLDIIVTYCDSPAQHLLLEIRQIDQQRKISLESLQQHQHLAARDLIRNLAHEVKNPLGGLRGAAQLLELSLDAEQTEYTQLIIAQVDRLTNLVDRLLGPYRPPKLVQNNLHQMIEQVRQLALMDNPHQIQFTLDYDPSIPDFPFDTDLLQQALLNIIRNAQQILVNNGRIILQTRVLFQHTLQGKRYKLVAVIKVIDNGPGIAEEIKDTLFYPMVSTQPQGNGLGLSIAQTLLHQHGGWIDCDSWPGHTEFSLYLPIVNSED, encoded by the coding sequence GTGCACACACTCTCAACCCAAATAGATGCTCTTATTAGCAAGCAACTGACTACAGCAGTATTATTGCTAGATAGTCAATTAACCGTTTGTTATTTTAATACCGCCAGCAGTGCTTTATTAGGCTTAGGTGAGAAACGCCTACTTAATCAACCTTTTTGCCAGTTATTTCAATACAATGATATTAATATTCAACGTTTATATAAGGCTGTAACTGAGCAACAAAACCTAAACATTCCTGATGTTAAAGCTATAAGTTTAGATAGTAGGTATTTACTGCTCGATATTATAGTGACTTACTGTGATAGCCCAGCACAGCATTTATTGCTAGAAATTCGGCAAATTGATCAACAACGCAAAATTAGCTTAGAAAGCTTACAACAGCACCAACATTTAGCCGCACGTGATTTAATTCGCAATTTAGCCCATGAAGTTAAAAACCCACTAGGCGGTTTACGTGGTGCAGCACAATTGCTTGAATTATCACTTGATGCTGAACAAACTGAATATACCCAACTTATTATTGCCCAAGTAGATAGGTTAACCAACTTAGTCGACCGGCTATTAGGGCCTTACCGTCCACCCAAGTTAGTACAAAATAATCTACACCAAATGATTGAGCAAGTACGGCAATTAGCCTTAATGGATAATCCTCATCAAATTCAATTTACATTAGACTATGATCCCAGTATTCCTGATTTCCCCTTTGATACTGACTTATTACAACAAGCTTTATTGAATATTATCCGTAATGCTCAACAAATATTGGTTAACAATGGCAGGATCATCTTACAAACTCGCGTACTGTTTCAACATACCTTGCAAGGCAAAAGATATAAGCTAGTTGCAGTGATAAAAGTGATAGATAACGGCCCAGGTATCGCCGAAGAAATAAAAGATACTTTATTTTATCCTATGGTCAGTACTCAGCCTCAAGGCAATGGCTTAGGGCTATCCATTGCGCAAACTCTGCTGCATCAACACGGTGGCTGGATCGATTGTGACAGCTGGCCTGGCCATACTGAATTTAGCCTGTATTTACCTATTGTAAATAGCGAGGATTAA
- a CDS encoding alpha/beta fold hydrolase, translating to MNQDIFSFPAIKAISLAEQLSTQWQQLIQPFWQTMVSGELISADGSKLYYQYHKAVTANCAIVISAGRMEMSLKYAELSYELAQAGYSVFILDHRGQGLSERALSNRFKGDIANFSLYQQDFSQFMQQIVLPCQHQFHIALGHSMGCAILADYLRRQTESPFNAAILAAPMFGIYTSIVPNILAQTVALQLAKLNRWLSPTPWYAPGQGDYSNKPFKGNLLTSNLERYQWLQQRYQQQPDSQLGGVTTRWLEQAIYAMRRIQQQAVYWQTPVLLLQAANDKVVDNQAQLNWYQALPPSLYRNKVLIKQARHEVFMESDQIRQQAFNAINDFLQQLPLK from the coding sequence TTGAACCAAGATATTTTTTCTTTTCCAGCTATTAAAGCTATAAGTCTGGCTGAGCAACTTTCTACACAATGGCAGCAATTAATTCAGCCATTTTGGCAAACTATGGTAAGTGGTGAGCTAATCAGCGCCGATGGTAGCAAGCTATATTATCAATACCATAAAGCCGTAACGGCTAACTGCGCCATAGTCATCAGCGCTGGCAGAATGGAAATGTCTCTTAAATATGCCGAGTTAAGCTATGAGTTAGCCCAAGCAGGTTATAGTGTCTTTATACTCGACCATCGCGGCCAAGGTCTATCTGAGCGAGCCTTAAGCAACCGTTTTAAAGGTGATATTGCTAATTTTTCTTTGTATCAGCAAGATTTTTCACAATTTATGCAACAAATTGTTTTGCCTTGCCAGCACCAGTTTCACATAGCACTTGGCCACTCAATGGGCTGTGCTATTCTGGCTGATTATCTGCGCCGGCAAACTGAATCTCCTTTTAATGCTGCTATTTTAGCGGCACCTATGTTTGGTATTTATACTAGTATAGTACCCAATATTCTTGCCCAAACTGTTGCTTTACAATTGGCAAAACTCAACCGCTGGCTTAGCCCAACGCCGTGGTATGCCCCAGGCCAAGGCGATTACAGCAATAAACCTTTTAAGGGCAATCTTTTAACTAGCAACCTAGAGCGTTATCAATGGCTACAGCAACGCTATCAGCAGCAACCAGACAGCCAACTTGGTGGTGTAACTACGCGTTGGTTAGAGCAGGCTATCTATGCTATGCGACGTATTCAGCAACAAGCCGTTTATTGGCAAACACCAGTACTCTTACTGCAGGCTGCCAATGATAAGGTGGTTGACAATCAAGCACAGCTTAACTGGTATCAAGCCTTACCGCCGAGCTTATATCGCAATAAAGTGCTCATCAAACAGGCACGGCATGAGGTTTTTATGGAAAGCGATCAGATCCGTCAGCAAGCTTTCAATGCCATTAATGATTTTTTACAGCAACTGCCACTTAAGTAA
- a CDS encoding DUF4124 domain-containing protein — MKKVFLLLMLVVIALPISAQQQDKKIFVTRDAKGNLVFSDSPQLGAEEVTLTSRPNIVPATDPNFPNTKEPKTEQYEVSIIQPEDQGTVRDNTGSVYVSGQISPMFKRGLRVRLLVDGQSQSEPQNNTVFILRDIERGEHKLQLELLDQSGKLIATSPITTFYLHRASQVKAN; from the coding sequence ATGAAAAAAGTATTCTTACTCTTGATGTTGGTAGTAATAGCTTTGCCTATCTCTGCGCAGCAGCAAGATAAAAAGATTTTTGTAACACGTGATGCTAAAGGTAATCTAGTGTTTTCAGATAGCCCTCAACTAGGTGCCGAAGAAGTCACTTTAACTTCTCGCCCTAATATAGTGCCGGCGACAGATCCTAATTTTCCTAACACTAAAGAACCTAAAACAGAACAATACGAAGTTAGTATTATTCAACCTGAAGATCAAGGAACAGTGCGGGATAATACCGGTTCAGTCTATGTGTCTGGCCAGATAAGCCCTATGTTTAAGCGGGGCTTACGAGTAAGGTTATTAGTTGATGGTCAATCGCAATCTGAACCACAAAATAATACCGTCTTTATTTTACGTGATATTGAACGGGGCGAGCATAAGTTACAGCTAGAGTTGTTAGACCAAAGTGGTAAATTAATTGCAACTAGCCCTATCACTACCTTTTATTTGCATCGTGCTTCCCAAGTTAAAGCTAATTAA
- the secB gene encoding protein-export chaperone SecB: protein MTDQQVNGAVEEQAQGLQFAIQRIFVKDVSFEAPNAPAIFRKEWKPEVKLDLDTRSEKLEENTYQVILSLTVTTTLGEETAFLCEVQQAGIFSIGDIEEAQLAHMLASYCPNLLFPYAREAVSNLVNRGTFPQLNLAPVNFDALYAQFLQQRQAEAEGVAVDA from the coding sequence ATGACAGATCAACAAGTAAATGGTGCAGTAGAAGAACAAGCACAGGGCTTACAATTTGCAATTCAGCGTATCTTTGTTAAAGATGTTTCATTTGAAGCGCCAAACGCACCTGCGATCTTTCGTAAAGAATGGAAGCCAGAAGTTAAACTAGATTTAGATACTCGCAGTGAGAAGCTAGAAGAAAATACTTATCAAGTTATTTTATCTTTAACAGTTACAACAACCCTAGGTGAAGAAACAGCATTTTTATGTGAAGTGCAACAAGCAGGTATTTTTAGTATTGGTGACATTGAAGAAGCACAGTTAGCACATATGTTAGCTTCATACTGTCCAAATTTGCTGTTCCCTTATGCCCGCGAAGCGGTATCTAATTTAGTTAACCGTGGTACTTTTCCACAGTTAAACTTAGCGCCAGTAAACTTTGATGCCTTGTATGCCCAGTTCTTACAGCAACGTCAAGCTGAAGCTGAAGGCGTAGCTGTAGACGCATAA
- a CDS encoding ATP-binding protein — protein sequence MKSLNPFHYLAGRIFIWFWLVLLSAVISAVMLSRSLTEPTEIRRLSHNIANQLQHQVDRYQQIGSSQALIQELQQQQPNRWLVVNTATNEISSDSPLPDDFDQNWLTELSQLSRPGWLKHRNITVAGPFLLQLGNESLALYQKRQRPKRPWWHINDAPQHIVLLFMLFISAAASFILAISISRPLRELLQRNLEFATGKLDVRVNHLIKRKDELGQLGHSFNTMAERISALLTNQQRLLRDISHELRSPLARAQLALGLTERQQDLQQIPRLKQELDRLDTMLDELLTYSKLDAGQYQLQKHPFDLTELMAEIITVNQVEADAKQQTIVLEAEANIEVNADSQMLGRAIENVLRNAIKYSPIASTIRCQLTLLASTIQIQIMDQGPGIESHLLTEIFEPFYRISDSRNSNTGGTGLGLAIVAKIVRQHTGRVSASKITDSGLCITIQIPVN from the coding sequence TTGAAATCACTAAACCCTTTTCATTATCTTGCTGGCCGAATTTTTATTTGGTTTTGGTTGGTACTGCTTAGTGCAGTTATCAGCGCTGTCATGCTATCTCGCAGCTTAACTGAGCCAACAGAGATCCGGCGATTATCGCACAACATTGCCAATCAACTGCAACATCAAGTTGATCGTTACCAGCAAATAGGCTCTAGCCAAGCACTAATACAAGAATTACAACAACAGCAACCTAATCGTTGGCTAGTGGTAAATACGGCTACCAATGAAATCAGCTCTGACTCGCCCCTACCCGATGACTTTGATCAAAACTGGCTAACTGAATTATCGCAATTATCCCGTCCAGGCTGGTTAAAACATCGCAATATAACTGTGGCTGGTCCATTTTTACTCCAACTCGGTAATGAGTCTTTAGCTTTATATCAAAAACGTCAGCGACCAAAGCGGCCTTGGTGGCATATCAATGATGCACCGCAACATATAGTTTTATTATTTATGTTATTTATTTCTGCCGCAGCTAGTTTTATTTTAGCCATTTCTATTTCACGGCCTCTGCGTGAATTACTACAGCGGAACTTAGAGTTTGCAACAGGAAAGCTAGATGTCCGAGTTAATCATTTAATTAAACGCAAGGATGAACTTGGCCAATTAGGCCATAGCTTTAATACCATGGCAGAACGCATCAGTGCCTTATTAACCAATCAGCAGCGGTTGTTGCGCGATATTTCTCACGAACTGCGCTCGCCCTTAGCTAGAGCCCAATTAGCCTTGGGCTTAACTGAGCGCCAGCAAGATTTACAGCAAATACCCAGATTAAAACAAGAGCTTGACCGCTTAGACACTATGCTAGATGAGCTGCTGACCTACAGTAAACTTGATGCTGGTCAATATCAGTTACAAAAACATCCTTTTGATTTAACAGAGTTAATGGCAGAAATAATCACCGTAAACCAAGTAGAAGCCGATGCCAAACAACAAACTATAGTATTAGAAGCAGAAGCCAATATTGAAGTTAATGCTGACAGTCAAATGTTAGGCCGAGCAATAGAGAATGTATTACGTAATGCAATTAAGTATAGCCCTATTGCTAGCACCATTCGTTGTCAGCTAACGCTGTTAGCTAGCACAATTCAGATACAAATAATGGATCAAGGACCTGGCATAGAAAGCCACCTATTGACCGAAATATTTGAACCCTTTTATCGAATCTCAGATAGCCGCAACAGTAATACCGGCGGCACAGGTTTAGGTTTAGCCATAGTAGCTAAAATTGTCCGTCAACATACTGGCCGCGTATCTGCATCTAAAATAACTGACTCTGGGCTTTGTATCACAATACAGATCCCAGTAAACTAA
- the grxC gene encoding glutaredoxin 3, producing the protein MAKVVMYSKAYCPYCMQAAMLLQNKGVAYEEIRIDLQPEKRAEMIEKANGRTTVPQIFINDFHVGGCDDLVALDAAGDLAPLLTN; encoded by the coding sequence ATGGCAAAAGTAGTTATGTATTCTAAAGCCTATTGCCCTTATTGCATGCAAGCTGCAATGTTATTGCAAAATAAAGGTGTAGCTTATGAAGAAATACGCATAGATCTGCAGCCTGAAAAGCGCGCAGAAATGATAGAAAAAGCCAATGGACGTACTACAGTGCCACAGATTTTCATTAATGATTTTCATGTCGGCGGCTGTGATGATTTAGTCGCGCTTGATGCTGCAGGCGACTTGGCTCCCTTATTAACAAACTAA
- the gpsA gene encoding NAD(P)H-dependent glycerol-3-phosphate dehydrogenase codes for MQASAIAVLGAGSYGTALAICLARNGNVISLWGRNSADMQQMAEQRCNQRYLPDITLPASLQLSSDLAETVATSQNILIVVPSHAFAETLMQLKPFLQPKARVAWATKGLEPETGRLLQDVARDILGDEVPLAVFSGPTFAKEMAAGMPTAITLSSTNAEFIEELSSLLHCAKSFRVYTNPDFIGVQLGGAVKNVIAIGAGIADGIGFGANARTALITRGLTEMCRLGCAMGAQKDTFMGMAGLGDLVLTCTDNQSRNRRFGLLLGQGKTVEQAMTTIGQVVEGYRNAKEVFNLAQRYQVEMPITEQIFQVLYQGKDAKTAALDLLGREKRDELT; via the coding sequence ATGCAAGCATCTGCAATTGCAGTTTTAGGCGCGGGATCTTATGGTACCGCGCTCGCTATTTGTCTTGCCAGAAACGGTAATGTTATCAGTTTATGGGGCCGTAACTCTGCCGATATGCAACAGATGGCAGAGCAACGCTGTAATCAGCGTTATTTGCCTGATATTACACTGCCAGCATCGTTGCAACTTAGCTCAGACTTAGCTGAAACTGTGGCAACTAGCCAAAATATCTTAATTGTAGTACCCAGCCATGCGTTTGCTGAAACCTTAATGCAGTTGAAGCCATTTTTACAGCCTAAAGCCCGAGTAGCTTGGGCCACTAAAGGTTTAGAGCCAGAAACGGGCCGCTTGTTGCAAGATGTTGCTCGTGATATTTTAGGTGATGAGGTGCCTTTAGCCGTATTTTCTGGGCCTACTTTTGCTAAAGAAATGGCAGCGGGCATGCCAACTGCTATTACATTATCTTCAACTAATGCTGAATTTATTGAAGAGTTATCATCATTACTACATTGTGCAAAAAGCTTTAGGGTTTATACCAATCCTGATTTTATTGGCGTGCAACTAGGTGGTGCGGTAAAAAATGTGATTGCCATTGGTGCCGGTATAGCTGATGGTATTGGTTTTGGCGCTAATGCACGAACTGCACTTATCACTCGTGGCTTAACTGAAATGTGTCGCTTAGGTTGTGCTATGGGCGCCCAAAAAGATACTTTTATGGGTATGGCCGGTTTAGGGGATTTAGTGCTCACTTGCACGGATAACCAATCCAGAAATCGTCGCTTTGGCTTGTTGTTAGGCCAAGGAAAAACGGTAGAACAAGCTATGACAACAATAGGTCAAGTAGTTGAAGGCTATCGTAATGCTAAAGAAGTGTTTAATTTAGCTCAGCGCTATCAAGTAGAAATGCCTATCACCGAGCAAATATTTCAGGTTTTATATCAAGGCAAAGATGCTAAAACTGCTGCGCTTGATTTATTAGGTAGAGAAAAGCGCGACGAGTTAACTTAA
- the trmL gene encoding tRNA (uridine(34)/cytosine(34)/5-carboxymethylaminomethyluridine(34)-2'-O)-methyltransferase TrmL produces MLHIVLFEPEIPPNTGNIIRLCANSGFKLHLIEPLGFAWDDKRIKRAGLDYHEFADVLRHANFEQFMLQVRPPRLFACTTKGHKLHSNAQYQAGDALIFGPESRGLPMTILEQLPQQHWLKIPMLANSRSMNLANAVSIFVYEAWRQLDYAGAKN; encoded by the coding sequence ATGTTACATATTGTTTTATTTGAACCTGAGATCCCGCCCAATACCGGAAATATTATTCGGCTCTGTGCTAACAGCGGCTTTAAGCTGCATTTAATTGAACCGTTAGGCTTTGCTTGGGATGATAAACGGATTAAACGTGCAGGTTTAGATTATCATGAATTTGCCGATGTATTACGCCATGCTAATTTTGAGCAGTTTATGTTGCAGGTTAGGCCTCCTCGCCTATTTGCTTGCACAACTAAGGGCCATAAACTACATAGCAATGCCCAATACCAAGCAGGTGATGCTTTGATATTTGGCCCTGAAAGTCGTGGTTTACCTATGACAATTCTAGAACAACTACCGCAACAGCACTGGCTAAAAATCCCTATGCTTGCTAATAGTCGTTCTATGAATTTAGCTAATGCTGTTTCTATATTTGTGTATGAGGCCTGGCGGCAGTTAGACTATGCTGGAGCAAAAAATTAA